The DNA segment AGATCGAGCGCGGGCGCGAGCGCATCGCGTGCATGTCTCTCTCGGAGACCGGGGTGCTGCGCTGGTACGCGCGCTGCTGCCGCTCGCCGCTCGGCAACACGCCGCGCGACGGCGCCGTGCCGCACGTGGGGCTGATCCCGACGTGCCTGCTGGGTTCGAGCGACGAGATCGCGGCGGCGTTCGGACCGATTCGCATGCGCGTGTTCCGCGCGAGCGCGCGCGGCGACGCGCCGAAGCTCGGCGCAAGCGCGCTGCTCGCGGGCGCGCGGTATCTGCGCGAGACGCTGGTGGCGCGGGCGAGCGGCGCGCGCGTGAACCCGTTCTTCGCGAGCGATCTCGTGACGCCGATCGCGGCGCCGAGCGTGCTGTCGGCGGAGGAGCGGGCGCGCTGGGCGTTGGCGGCGGAGTAGACGACCTCGGGACCCGTGATGCGTCTGGCTATCGACTCGGTGTCTGACCAGCATCGAGCTCGTCGAACACCTGCTTCGCGATGCGGAGCGCCGCATTCGCACGAGGAACGCCCGCGTAGATCGCGGCGTGCCGCAGCACCTCCGCAACCTCGAGCCGGCTGAGCCCACTCTGGTTCAGCGCACGCCGAACGTGCGCCGCGAGCTCGGTCTCGATGCCGAGCGCCGTGAGCACACCGAGCGTCACGGCGCTGCGCAGACCCTGCGGGATGTCACTGCGCAGCCACGCGGTGGGCATGCCGTCGATGAGCGAGTCGAGGTGGAGGTCGCGCACCTCCGCCGGAAAGGGTCCGATGACGACCTCCAGCTGCCTGCGAACGGACTCGCGATCACTCGACATGGGACCTCCAGACAGATCAGTGCGTCCAGCGGAGCCTGTTGTGCGGCCCCAGGAGACTGCGGCGCGGAACGCTACACCGGCGCTCGTTCGCATGTTGAAGTCGCAGCGGGACAACGGCTCGGCTACAGCGCCGCAGCAAGGCTCCCGCGTTCGAGGCGACAGCATGGAGGACTCCGATGCGAGTCACGCGAGAAGACGAGAACGGCATCGCGACGCTGACGCTCAACCGTCCCGACAAGCTCAACGCGATCGACATCCCGCTGATGGCCGAGCTGCGGGCGCACGTGGATGCGCTGGCGAGCGACGCATCCGTGGGATGCGTCGTGCTCACGGGCGCGGGGCGTTCGTTCTGCGCGGGGCACGATCTCGAGTCGATCGCGACGGGCGAGAAGCCGCCGACGCGGCACTTCGAGTCGGAGACGATCGACGCGATCGAGGCGCTGCCGATGCCGACGATCGCGAAGATTCGCGGCCACTGTTTCACGGGCGGCCTCGAGCTCGCGCTCGCGTGCGACCTGCTCGTGGCGGCCGACGACGCGCGGCTCGGCGACACGCACGGGTAGTGGGGGCTCGTGCCGGCGTGGGGCATGTCGGTGCGCCTGCCCGAGCGCGTCGGCCGCTCGCGCGCGAAGGAGCTGATGTTCACGAGCCGCCGCATCGACGGGCGCGAAGCCGCCGCGATCCGGCTCGTGGACCGCGCGGTGCCCGCCGCCGAGCTCGACGCGGTGGTCGCGTCTCTCGCCGCCGAGATCGCCGCGAACTCGTGGGGCACGAATCGCATCGACAAGGCGCTGATCGCGAGCCACTCCGGACGCTCGCGCACGGATGCGCTGCTGATCGAGCGCAACACGCCGTTCGGCGTGCCGGAGGACATGGCCGAGCGCATGTCCGCGAGCCGCAGGCGGGACAAGAAGACGCGCTGAGGCGCGCGAAATCGTGGCGCCCCGGGGAGGACTCGAACCTCCGACCACCTGCTTAGAAGGCAGGCGCTCTATCCCCTGAGCTACCGGGGCGCGCGCCGTATCTATAGCCGCCGCGCGTCGGTGCTCAGGCGATCAGCTCCACGTCCGCGATCAGGCCGCGCGCGCAGCTCGCGAGCCGCACGTCGGCGGTCACGAGCGCGGCCTCGTTTTCGATCGCGGCCGCGAGGTAGATGCAGTCGTAGACGACCGCGTCGAGGCGCAACGCGAGATCGAGTGCACGCTGCGCGAGAGGCGCAGAGCGGACGAGCCGCGGCGCATCGATCTCGAACGCGTCGAGAATCGCCTGCGCATGTGCGGGGTCGCACTCGTCTCGCCGAGCCTTCTTCCACAACACGTTGGCGATCTCGAGCAGGATCAAGTCGGGCGCGATGAGCTCACGCGCGCCACGCAGCGAGTCGGCGAGGATGCTCGTCGCCTCCCTGGCGCCTCGCTCCGGCAGGTACCACTTCAGCGCGACACTCGCGTCGACCACCGTTCTCATCGCCGCCGATCCTGGCGAACGAGTTTCTCGGATGGCGTGCCGGGGCCGTACTTCTTGCGGATCGCCTCACGCAGCGCCTCGACGCGCGGACGCTGCGCCCGCATGCGTTGACGCCGCTCCTCCGCACTCGCCTCCCGGCGCAAGATCTCGCAGATCAGCGCGTTCAGACTGCGGTGCTCAGCCTTGGCGCGAGCGCGCAGCTTCTCGACGACATCGGGTTCCAGGTTTCTGAGGGTCATCGCAGACATCCCAAGGGACCTCGGGGTGTGATGGCGGAGTGATACCAACAGCGACATCGCGCCGCTGTCAACGCGCGTTCACACGCCCCGCCACCTCGAGCCCCGCCCCTGACGAACCGCCTCCTGCTCTGGGGAGTCGCCGCACTCGCCGCGTTCCTCATGCACCTCCCCTTGCCGATCGGCGCCGCGATGGACTCGGCGCGGCCCGGTATGGAGCCGCACAGCGCGATCACGACCTCACGCTCGGAATGGAGGCGGCGGTGACGCTGTGGCGCACGTGCTTCCCGGCGAAGCGCGTGGCGCCTCTGGCCTGAACCCGCACCGCGCGCCCTCGGGGCGCCGCGCTCGCGCATCCGGAGCCGCTCGCCTAGCTTGCTCCGCCTTCCGCGGTGGGTGTAGCTCAGCTGGTTAGAGCGCCAGATTGTGACTCTGGAGGTCGCGGGTTCGATCCCCGTCACTCACCCCACGGTTCTCCTCGCGGCCGCGCGCCCGCGGCCGCCCCTAACAACCAGGAGCCCCCATGATCGGTTACGTCACGCTCGGCACGAACGACCTCGCCCGCGCCTCCCGCTTCTACGACGAGCTGCTCGGCATCGTCGGCGCGAAGCGCCTGATGGACTTCGGCACGTTCATCATGTGGGGCAGCTCGATGGACCAGGCCGGCCTCGCGATCACGGCGCCGTACGACAAGAACAAGGCCACGGTCGGCAATGGCGTGATGGCCGCGATCCGCGTCGACAGCAAGGCGAAGGTGGACGCGATCTACAAGAAGGCGCTCGAGCTCGGCGGCAAGGACGAAGGCCCCGCCGGCCCGCGCGGCGACGGCTTCTACGCCGGCTACTTCCGAGATCTGGACGGGAACAAGCTGAACGCGTTCTTCATGGGCTGACGCCAGCGTCGCACTCGAGGAGCCGCCGCGTCTGATCGAGGCGCGGCGGCTTCGTCGTTCAGGCGCCATTCCCTAACAACGCGCGCCCGCGCGGCGAGATGCGGTACCCGACTTCGAGGCTCTCCGTGAGCCCGAGCGCCTTCAGCTTGCGCACGCGCAGCTTGAAGTCGGCGCGCTCCATCCCGAGCTGCGCAGCGAGCGCAGTCGAGACGACGCCGGGGTTCGCAGCGATCGCGCGCAGCGCACGCTCGGTCCACGGCGCAGCGGCGTCGAGGCGCGCGAGCTTCGCTGCCAGCGCGGCGCGCTCCTCGCGCGTGAGCCTCGCGTTTGCGCGCAGCGCACCGCGCGGATCCGCGCCGCCCCAGCGCACTTCGATGCGGTAGAGCTCGCCCGGACCGTCGTGACGCGCGAGATCCGCGCGCAGCTCCGCGAGCGACGCGAAGCCCGCCGCTCGCGCGTCGCGCTCGGTCAGCCGCCGCGTCCGCTCGACCGCGAGCACTTCCACGACGCCGCGCGCGTCGCGGCTCTTGCCGCCGGCCTTCGCGAGCGGCGACTTCCAGCGGCGGAAGAGCAGCGTGATCCGTCCTTCGCGAATGCCCGCGAGCGTGGCGTCCTTCAGTAACAAGCGGCTCCTCCTCGGATCTCACCGCAAGCGAAGCGCGCAGCGAGCCGCAGGCGAGCGAAGCCCGACCCGCTAGGGCGTGACGATTGCGAAGTTGCCGTTCACCGGATCGATCAGGCCGAAGAACGAGAGCAGCTCGGTGCGGCTGCCGTCGATGTCGACGTCGTCGGAGAAGATCAGCTCCTTCGCGCCCGCCTGCCCCGTCACGAGCTGAAGGAACAGCGCGCGCGTGATCTTCATCGTGGCGGCCGCGTTCGGGTCAGCCTCGCGCTTCCAGTGGTGCAGCACGCCGTTCTCGACGTTCAGCACGTGCGTCTCGCCGAGATCGGTGAACACGAAGTTCAGCGTGAGCGGATCGCGCTCCGCCGCCTTCGGCCCATTCAGGCGCGTCGACATCGCGGTGAAGAAGAGATCGAGCGGAACCTGCGCGAGGATCGCCGCTGCGCTCGCCGCGACGATCGGTTGGTCTCTCACGCCGTGGCGTAGCTCGTTCGCCGCGCTCAGGTACACGCTGCGCTGCGCGCCGCTCTCGGCCTGATACCCGAGCTGATCGTACGCGCTCGCGAGCAGCTGCTTCGCCTCGGCGTC comes from the Deltaproteobacteria bacterium genome and includes:
- a CDS encoding carboxymuconolactone decarboxylase family protein, producing MSSDRESVRRQLEVVIGPFPAEVRDLHLDSLIDGMPTAWLRSDIPQGLRSAVTLGVLTALGIETELAAHVRRALNQSGLSRLEVAEVLRHAAIYAGVPRANAALRIAKQVFDELDAGQTPSR
- a CDS encoding enoyl-CoA hydratase/isomerase family protein produces the protein MRVTREDENGIATLTLNRPDKLNAIDIPLMAELRAHVDALASDASVGCVVLTGAGRSFCAGHDLESIATGEKPPTRHFESETIDAIEALPMPTIAKIRGHCFTGGLELALACDLLVAADDARLGDTHG
- a CDS encoding enoyl-CoA hydratase/isomerase family protein, which produces MPAWGMSVRLPERVGRSRAKELMFTSRRIDGREAAAIRLVDRAVPAAELDAVVASLAAEIAANSWGTNRIDKALIASHSGRSRTDALLIERNTPFGVPEDMAERMSASRRRDKKTR
- a CDS encoding type II toxin-antitoxin system VapC family toxin, giving the protein MRTVVDASVALKWYLPERGAREATSILADSLRGARELIAPDLILLEIANVLWKKARRDECDPAHAQAILDAFEIDAPRLVRSAPLAQRALDLALRLDAVVYDCIYLAAAIENEAALVTADVRLASCARGLIADVELIA
- a CDS encoding VOC family protein produces the protein MIGYVTLGTNDLARASRFYDELLGIVGAKRLMDFGTFIMWGSSMDQAGLAITAPYDKNKATVGNGVMAAIRVDSKAKVDAIYKKALELGGKDEGPAGPRGDGFYAGYFRDLDGNKLNAFFMG